The proteins below come from a single Alnus glutinosa chromosome 9, dhAlnGlut1.1, whole genome shotgun sequence genomic window:
- the LOC133876759 gene encoding protein ALP1-like, whose product MDGSNMPFDSMDEDSDEEFDDEINMILVVLDISDNDENTKMPAHNLPLQGAMYITCMLNGNPMSYKEMFRMEPLEFIALCSELRERQLMRSTRYLDVEESMAIFLMIIGHSQRQRVMLDRFQHSTEIVNRHFKTVLGAVGRLAMIYIRVRHKTVVYSHVSGNPKYHPWFKDCIGAIDGTHIKAKVPVEHQCLFRGRKNECTHNVMAICNFNMLFMFVYVGWEGTTNDGHIFKDAITSDNGHEWPTNGHYYVVDSAYPCTRGFLPPNKGKRYHLNAFRNRLLPRGYKELFNFRHSSQRMIIKNCFARLKRRWRILNGMPGYLLVHQPTIIMACCTLHNFIGVHNPNDEIFNGTDAAEPEMDVD is encoded by the exons ATGGATGGGTCTAACATGCCTTTCGACTCAATGGATGAAGATAGCGACGAGGAATTTGATGATGAAATAAATATGATATTGGTTGTGCTAGACATATCAGACAACGATGAAAACACCAAAATGCCGGCACACAACTTGCCATTACAAGGGGCCATGTATATAACATGCATGCTGAACGGTAACCCAATGTCGTATAAGGAAATGTTTCGTATGGAGCCACTGGAGTTTATAGCTTTGTGTAGTGAGTTGAGGGAGCGCCAACTCATGAGGAGTACAAGGTACCTTGATGTTGAGGAAAGTATGGCTATATTTCTTATGATTATTGGCCACAGCCAGAGGCAACGAGTCATGTTAGATCGCTTTCAACATTCTACTGAGATAGTAAACCGCCATTTCAAGACGGTGCTTGGTGCAGTGGGTCGTCTGGCGATGATTTACATTAGAGTTCGACACAAGACTGTGGTGTACTCACATGTAAGCGGTAATCCTAAATATCATCCTTGGTTCAAG gATTGTATTGGTGCGATCGATGGCACACACATAAAGGCGAAAGTCCCGGTCGAGCACCAATGCCTCTTTCGTGGTCGGAAAAATGAGTGCACACACAACGTTATGGCAATATGCAATTTCAATATGTTATTCATGTTCGTGTATGTTGGCTGGGAGGGAACAACCAACGATGGTCACATTTTTAAAGATGCTATTACAAGTGACAACGGTCATGAGTGGCCCACAAATG GGCACTATTATGTGGTTGATTCCGCGTACCCATGCACGCGTGGTTTTTTGCCTccaaataaaggaaaaaggtACCATCTCAACGCGTTTCGCAACAGGCTTTTGCCACGTGGGTATAAGGAACTGTTTAACTTCAGGCACTCATCGCAGCGAATGATCATCAAGAACTGCTTCGCCAGATTGAAGAGGAGATGGCGTATATTAAATGGTATGCCTGGGTACTTATTGGTGCATCAACCTACCATTATAATGGCATGCTGCACACTACACAACTTCATCGGGGTACACAATCCGAATGATGAAATCTTCAA